One segment of Prosthecodimorpha staleyi DNA contains the following:
- a CDS encoding ActR/PrrA/RegA family redox response regulator transcription factor encodes MMIDAPVGTGADPKTLLIVDDDKPFLQRIARAMESRGFLVETADSIADGMAKVDANPPQYAVVDMRLGDGNGLDVIELLRTRRPDSRAVVLTGYGNIATAVTAVKLGAIDYLSKPSDADDILRALTQGPADKAPPPDNPMSADRVRWEHIQRVYELCERNVSETARRLNMHRRTLQRILAKRAPR; translated from the coding sequence ATGATGATCGACGCGCCGGTCGGGACAGGCGCCGACCCGAAGACGCTGCTCATTGTCGATGACGACAAGCCGTTCCTCCAGCGCATCGCGCGGGCGATGGAATCGCGCGGCTTTCTGGTCGAAACGGCGGACTCGATCGCCGACGGCATGGCCAAGGTCGATGCCAACCCGCCGCAATATGCGGTGGTCGACATGCGCCTCGGCGACGGCAACGGCCTCGACGTGATCGAACTGCTGCGCACCCGCCGTCCCGACAGCCGCGCCGTGGTGCTGACCGGCTACGGCAATATCGCGACCGCGGTGACGGCGGTGAAGCTCGGCGCGATCGACTACCTGTCGAAGCCGTCGGATGCCGACGACATCCTGCGCGCCCTGACCCAGGGGCCGGCCGACAAGGCGCCGCCGCCCGACAATCCCATGTCGGCCGACCGGGTCCGCTGGGAGCACATCCAGCGGGTCTACGAGCTGTGCGAGCGCAACGTCTCGGAGACGGCGCGCCGGCTGAACATGCACCGGCGCACCCTGCAGCGCATTCTGGCCAAGCGCGCTCCGCGCTGA
- a CDS encoding methyl-accepting chemotaxis protein: MFGRKMKARQTGAEEMRAEAALMRLAQLEGELGQSRAAAEERDGLKARLVEWFGNAVEQSASLSELLCLMAWSNGNVRKLSGETVAISGAVEEMARTIQNIAELSGSAHGRASDARGIVNGGVEQARSAGRAMADIADAFSGLDRRMGQLGNAIETIGGFAKEIETISGQTKLLALNATIEAARAGEAGRGFAVVAAEVKQLSEATSRTTDLIRGQLAGLTGVMHDMLDAMVVGGAKVRDGNQTFERVVGGMEQIRDCVDRVTTDVSSITHMLSDQQMATDSIAKNLTEIARLAAQNETDSTAAADAIKKAEIAVSGMLDQGRAAAVEHYEVRRLRADHLLWKQHLAECLVGILKLDPTRFAADVAPLGPHFRSVVDPVVTGTPAWNALSGMAQSMGRDAVAMVRAVAGGDMGKAIEAYMAMDKVSGEAQVELGRLVAGLRPVR; this comes from the coding sequence ATGTTCGGACGCAAAATGAAGGCCCGTCAAACGGGTGCCGAAGAGATGCGCGCGGAGGCTGCATTGATGCGGCTGGCCCAGTTGGAGGGCGAGCTGGGGCAGTCGCGGGCCGCTGCGGAAGAGCGCGACGGCCTGAAGGCGCGCCTCGTCGAATGGTTCGGCAATGCGGTCGAGCAATCCGCGAGCCTCAGCGAACTGCTGTGCCTGATGGCCTGGTCCAACGGCAACGTGCGCAAGCTGTCCGGCGAGACGGTGGCGATTTCCGGGGCCGTCGAGGAGATGGCCCGAACCATTCAGAATATCGCGGAACTGAGCGGCAGTGCGCATGGCCGCGCCAGCGACGCGCGCGGCATCGTCAACGGCGGCGTCGAGCAGGCCCGATCCGCGGGGCGCGCCATGGCCGACATCGCCGACGCCTTTTCGGGCCTCGACCGGCGCATGGGCCAACTCGGCAATGCGATCGAGACGATCGGCGGCTTCGCCAAGGAGATCGAGACCATTTCCGGCCAGACCAAGCTTCTGGCCCTGAATGCCACCATCGAGGCGGCGCGGGCGGGCGAGGCGGGGCGCGGCTTCGCGGTCGTCGCCGCCGAGGTCAAGCAGCTGTCGGAAGCCACCAGCCGCACCACGGACCTGATCCGCGGCCAACTGGCCGGCTTGACGGGCGTGATGCACGATATGCTCGACGCCATGGTGGTCGGCGGGGCCAAGGTGCGCGACGGCAATCAGACCTTCGAGCGCGTCGTCGGCGGCATGGAGCAGATCCGCGACTGCGTCGACCGCGTCACCACCGACGTTTCGTCGATCACCCATATGCTGTCCGATCAGCAGATGGCGACCGACTCGATCGCCAAGAACCTGACCGAGATCGCCCGGCTGGCGGCCCAGAACGAGACCGATTCGACCGCTGCGGCCGATGCCATCAAGAAGGCCGAGATCGCCGTCTCGGGCATGCTCGACCAGGGCCGTGCGGCGGCCGTCGAGCACTACGAGGTCCGCCGCCTCAGGGCCGACCACCTGCTGTGGAAGCAGCATCTGGCCGAGTGCCTGGTCGGCATCCTGAAGCTCGATCCGACCCGCTTCGCCGCCGATGTCGCCCCGCTCGGCCCGCATTTCCGGTCCGTGGTCGATCCGGTCGTGACTGGCACACCGGCGTGGAATGCCCTGTCGGGCATGGCGCAGTCGATGGGACGCGACGCCGTCGCCATGGTGCGTGCGGTCGCCGGGGGCGACATGGGCAAGGCGATCGAGGCCTACATGGCCATGGACAAGGTGTCCGGCGAGGCCCAGGTCGAACTCGGTCGTCTGGTCGCCGGCCTGCGTCCTGTCCGTTAG
- a CDS encoding sodium:proton antiporter — protein MILSVLTAAGLTVAAAGPALAAEEAIRGADLSVLWALPFAGVLLSIAILPLALPQVWHHHYGKIALGWALAFVLPYAALAGPSASTHLVVHAALAEYIPFVILIGTLFTVAGGILVTGNLHGSPGTNTVILTIGTLLASLIGTTGASMVLIRPLLRANDERRHNAHVVVFFIFLVSNIGGSLTPLGDPPLFLGYLKGVDFFWTTSHLAHETVFCALILLALFYLLDSWFYRYDHKFRALADPTPDTKRLGIVGGINFALLAAVVGAVLVSGSWRPGIAFTVYGTVVELQNLVRDGLLVAILILSMLLTPKATREANDFSWGPILEVAKLFAGIFATIIPVIAMLKAGRDGAFAPIVVLVTRPDGAPDNAMYFWASGILSSFLDNAPTYLVFFNLAGGDAQTLMGPLAMTLTAMSCGAVFMGANSYIGNAPNFMVKAIAEERGVKMPSFFGYMAWSCGILVPLFALATWVFFRV, from the coding sequence ATGATTCTCTCCGTCCTGACCGCGGCCGGCTTGACCGTGGCCGCGGCCGGCCCGGCGCTCGCGGCCGAAGAGGCGATCAGGGGCGCCGATCTGTCCGTGCTCTGGGCTTTGCCCTTCGCCGGTGTCCTTCTGTCGATCGCGATCCTGCCGCTCGCCCTGCCGCAGGTCTGGCATCACCACTACGGCAAGATCGCGCTCGGCTGGGCGCTGGCCTTCGTGCTGCCCTATGCGGCGCTGGCGGGTCCTTCGGCCTCGACCCATCTCGTCGTCCATGCGGCGCTGGCGGAATATATTCCCTTCGTGATCCTGATCGGGACGCTGTTCACCGTCGCCGGCGGCATCCTGGTCACCGGCAACCTGCATGGCAGCCCCGGGACGAACACCGTTATCCTGACCATCGGGACCCTGCTGGCCAGCCTGATCGGCACCACCGGCGCCTCGATGGTGCTGATCCGGCCGCTGCTGCGCGCCAATGACGAGCGCCGCCACAACGCCCATGTGGTCGTGTTCTTCATCTTCCTGGTCTCGAATATCGGCGGCTCGCTGACCCCGCTCGGCGATCCGCCGCTGTTTCTCGGCTATCTGAAGGGCGTCGACTTCTTCTGGACGACCAGTCACCTGGCCCATGAGACCGTGTTCTGCGCGCTCATCCTGCTGGCGCTCTTCTATCTCTTGGATTCCTGGTTCTATCGCTACGATCACAAATTCCGCGCGCTCGCCGACCCGACGCCGGACACCAAGCGGCTCGGCATCGTCGGCGGGATCAATTTCGCGCTGCTCGCCGCCGTGGTCGGCGCGGTGCTGGTCTCGGGATCCTGGCGGCCGGGCATCGCCTTCACCGTCTACGGCACCGTGGTCGAGCTGCAGAACCTCGTCCGCGACGGGCTGCTGGTCGCGATCCTGATCCTCTCCATGTTGCTGACCCCGAAGGCGACGCGCGAGGCCAACGACTTCTCCTGGGGGCCGATCCTGGAGGTCGCCAAGCTCTTCGCCGGCATCTTCGCGACCATCATCCCGGTCATCGCCATGCTGAAGGCCGGCCGGGACGGGGCCTTCGCGCCGATCGTCGTCCTGGTCACGCGGCCGGACGGCGCGCCCGACAATGCCATGTACTTCTGGGCGAGCGGGATTCTGTCGTCGTTCCTCGACAACGCGCCGACCTATCTGGTCTTCTTCAACCTGGCCGGCGGCGATGCGCAGACCCTGATGGGCCCACTGGCCATGACGCTGACCGCCATGTCGTGCGGCGCGGTGTTCATGGGTGCCAACAGCTATATCGGCAATGCGCCGAACTTCATGGTCAAGGCGATCGCCGAGGAGCGCGGCGTGAAGATGCCGAGCTTCTTCGGCTACATGGCCTGGTCCTGCGGCATTCTGGTGCCGCTGTTTGCGCTCGCCACCTGGGTGTTCTTCCGGGTCTGA
- a CDS encoding UxaA family hydrolase has product MSRALSPRTVRLHAEDNVVVAVDTVDVGASAGGVVARQRVPRGHKLATVAIPAGAPVVKFGQIIGFATVDIAPGDHIHSHNCAFQTFDRDYAYGADARNDMVLPPELQATFEGYRRPDGKVGTRNYVAILSSVNCSASVARFMAEAINRSGVLADYPTIDGVVPFVHGTGCGMAASGEGFEVLKRTQWGYATNPNVAAVLLVGLGCEVFQIARMKDEYGIVEGDHFQTMTIQETGGTKKTIEQGMERIRAMLPIAARARRETVPASELMLALQCGGSDGYSGITANPALGAAADILVEHGGTAILSETPEIYGAEHLLTRRAESRAVGEKLVERIRWWEDYTAKAGGSMDNNPSPGNKAGGLTTILEKSLGAAAKGGTTTLRGVYEYAERVDRKGFVFMDTPGYDPVAATGQVAGGANVLCFTTGRGSAYGCKPTPSIKLATNSDIFNRMIDDMDINCGDILEGVSIADKGREIFNKILQVSSGEKSKSEELGYGDNEFVPWQIGATM; this is encoded by the coding sequence ATGTCGCGCGCGCTTTCGCCCCGCACCGTCCGCCTTCATGCCGAGGACAATGTCGTCGTCGCCGTCGACACGGTCGATGTCGGCGCGTCCGCCGGCGGGGTCGTGGCCCGCCAGCGGGTGCCGCGCGGCCACAAGCTGGCCACCGTCGCCATCCCGGCCGGCGCGCCGGTCGTCAAGTTCGGCCAGATCATCGGCTTCGCGACCGTTGACATCGCGCCGGGCGATCACATCCACAGCCACAATTGCGCCTTCCAGACCTTCGACCGCGACTATGCCTATGGGGCGGACGCCCGCAATGATATGGTACTGCCGCCGGAGCTGCAGGCGACCTTCGAGGGCTATCGTCGGCCGGACGGCAAGGTCGGCACGCGCAACTACGTCGCCATCCTGTCGAGCGTGAACTGCTCGGCCTCCGTCGCGCGTTTCATGGCCGAGGCGATCAACCGCTCCGGCGTCCTCGCCGACTATCCGACCATCGACGGCGTCGTGCCCTTCGTGCACGGCACGGGCTGCGGCATGGCCGCATCGGGCGAGGGCTTCGAGGTCCTGAAGCGGACCCAGTGGGGTTATGCGACCAACCCGAACGTCGCCGCCGTGCTGCTGGTCGGCCTCGGCTGCGAGGTGTTCCAGATCGCCCGCATGAAGGACGAGTACGGCATCGTCGAGGGCGACCATTTCCAGACCATGACCATCCAGGAGACCGGCGGCACGAAGAAGACGATCGAGCAGGGCATGGAGCGCATCCGCGCCATGCTGCCGATCGCCGCCCGCGCCCGGCGCGAGACGGTGCCGGCCTCCGAACTGATGCTGGCGCTGCAATGCGGCGGCTCGGACGGCTATTCGGGCATCACGGCCAATCCGGCGCTCGGCGCGGCCGCCGACATTCTGGTCGAGCATGGCGGCACCGCGATCCTGTCGGAGACGCCGGAAATCTACGGTGCCGAGCATCTGCTGACCCGGCGTGCGGAGAGCCGCGCGGTCGGCGAGAAGCTGGTCGAGCGCATCCGCTGGTGGGAGGACTACACCGCAAAGGCTGGCGGTTCGATGGACAACAATCCGTCGCCCGGTAACAAGGCCGGCGGCCTGACCACGATCCTGGAGAAGTCGCTCGGGGCGGCGGCCAAGGGCGGCACCACGACGCTGCGTGGCGTCTACGAATATGCCGAGCGGGTCGACCGCAAGGGCTTCGTGTTCATGGACACCCCCGGCTACGATCCGGTCGCCGCCACCGGCCAGGTCGCCGGCGGCGCCAACGTTCTGTGCTTTACGACCGGGCGGGGCTCGGCCTATGGTTGCAAGCCGACGCCGTCGATCAAGCTTGCGACGAATTCCGATATATTTAATCGAATGATCGACGATATGGATATCAATTGCGGTGATATCCTCGAAGGTGTCAGCATTGCTGATAAGGGACGCGAGATCTTCAATAAGATCTTGCAGGTTTCTTCGGGTGAGAAGTCGAAATCCGAGGAACTGGGCTATGGCGACAACGAGTTTGTCCCGTGGCAGATCGGTGCGACCATGTGA
- a CDS encoding pyridoxal phosphate-dependent aminotransferase, producing the protein MPPRITPLVAGLPATVPFVGPETQERQRGTRFRARIGANENGFGPSPKAVAAMAEAAGEVWKYCDPENWDLKQALARHLGVGPDNVVVGEGIDGLLGLTVRLVVEPDLPVVTSLGAYPTFNFHVAGFGGRLVTVPFTGDREDPQALAATARAEDARLVYFSNPNNPMASWWPAGTVVGLMDAVPDDTILCIDEAYGEFAPDGTLPPIDVSRPNVLRFRTFSKAYGMAGARIAYAVGAASLIREFDKIRNHFGVNRIAQAGALAALGDPAHLAWIRERIVEARARIGRIAEANGLKPLPSATNFVTVDCGHDGAFARRLLVALAQRGVFVRMPGVAPQDRCIRIGCGPAADLDVLEAELPAALAVARREA; encoded by the coding sequence ATGCCGCCCCGCATCACGCCGCTCGTCGCCGGCCTGCCGGCGACCGTTCCCTTCGTCGGTCCGGAAACCCAGGAGCGCCAGCGCGGCACCCGGTTCCGGGCCCGGATCGGCGCCAACGAAAACGGCTTCGGCCCCTCGCCGAAGGCCGTCGCCGCGATGGCCGAGGCGGCCGGCGAGGTCTGGAAATACTGCGATCCGGAGAACTGGGACCTGAAGCAGGCGCTGGCGCGTCATCTCGGCGTCGGTCCGGACAATGTCGTGGTCGGGGAGGGCATCGACGGCCTGCTCGGCCTGACGGTCCGGCTGGTGGTCGAGCCGGACCTGCCGGTGGTGACGTCGCTCGGCGCCTATCCGACCTTCAATTTCCACGTCGCCGGGTTCGGCGGCCGTCTGGTCACGGTGCCGTTCACGGGCGACCGCGAGGACCCGCAGGCGCTGGCGGCGACGGCCCGAGCCGAAGATGCGCGGCTCGTCTATTTCTCCAACCCAAACAATCCGATGGCCTCCTGGTGGCCGGCCGGGACCGTGGTCGGGCTGATGGATGCGGTGCCGGACGACACGATCCTGTGCATCGACGAGGCCTATGGCGAATTCGCCCCCGACGGCACCCTGCCGCCGATCGATGTGAGCCGGCCGAACGTGCTGCGCTTCCGCACCTTCTCCAAGGCCTACGGCATGGCCGGCGCGCGCATCGCCTATGCGGTCGGTGCGGCCTCGCTGATCCGGGAATTCGACAAGATCCGCAACCATTTCGGCGTCAACCGGATCGCCCAGGCGGGCGCGCTCGCGGCGCTCGGCGATCCCGCGCATCTCGCCTGGATCCGCGAGCGGATCGTCGAGGCGCGCGCCCGGATCGGCCGGATCGCCGAGGCCAACGGCTTGAAGCCGCTGCCGTCCGCCACCAATTTCGTGACCGTGGATTGCGGCCATGACGGCGCCTTCGCCCGGCGTCTGCTGGTCGCGCTCGCCCAGCGCGGCGTGTTCGTGCGCATGCCCGGTGTGGCGCCGCAGGATCGCTGCATCCGGATCGGCTGCGGCCCGGCCGCCGATCTCGACGTGCTGGAGGCCGAACTGCCGGCCGCCCTGGCGGTCGCGCGCCGCGAGGCCTGA